TAAGCATACATTACGCTATTAATATCTGTAGCAAATTCTATCCAAGAACCTTTAAACGGTATTACTCTGGCAGAATATAATTTTGTACCGTTGGCATGGAAGGATTGACCAAAGAAAACTCCTGGCGAACGGTGAAGTTGCGATACAACTACACGTTCTGCACCATTGATAACAAAAGTACCACTAGGCGTCATGTATGGGATGGTACCCAAGTAAACGTCCTGCACAATCGTTTCAAAATCTTCATGTTCAGGATCTGTACAATACAGTTTCAGTCTCGCTTTAAGCGGTACACTGTAAGTAAGTCCTCTGTCAATACACTCCTCAATTGTATAGCGTGGTGGGTCAACAAAATAGTCAAGGAACTCCAATACGAACTGATTTCTTGTATCAGTAATCGGAAAGTTTTCCATGAAGGTGTTATATAGACCTTCGTTGCCTCTTTCATCTGACTTTGTTTCAAGCTGGAAAAAATCTTTAAACGATTTTACCTGAATATCTAGAAAATCTGGGTAATCAGGAATGTTTTTTGTTGAGGCAAAATTTAATCTTTCAGTCTGATTTGTTATCATCAATGGACAAAATTTTGATTAAAATAATATATATAGAAACGTATAAAATGTTATTATACGAAAAATGGTTTAGGCCTTTGAGAGTACTTCTCAAGGCCTAAACCTGGAATTTTTAACCTAGTAGGGCTTATTTAAGCTCAACTACAGCTCCGGCTTCTTCTAGAGATTTTTTAAGACCTTCAGCCTCATCTTTAGATACACCTTCTTTTACGTTTGTAGGAGCACTATCTACCATGTCTTTTGCGTCTTTAAGACCTAGACCAGTAAGCTCTTTTACAGCTTTTACTACAGCAAGTTTAGAAGCACCAGCTTCTTTAAGTACTACAGTAAATTCTGTTTGCTCCTCAGCAGCAGCACCGTCAGCACCACCTGCAGCAGGACCAGCCATAGCTACAGCAGCAGCAGCAGGCTCAATACCGTACTCATCTTTTAATATTGTAGCTAGTTCGTTAACTTCTTTTACTGTTAAGTTAACTAATTGCTCTGCGAATTCTTTTAAATCTGCCATTTTTCTATCGTTTTAAATAGTTTGTAATATATAATTTATTAAGTGCGTACACGCTAATGTATTATCCTTCTCTCTCAGATAATGTTTTTACTAATCCAGCTATAGTGCTGCCACCTGATTTAAGTGCAGATATAACGTTTTTAGCAGGCGATTGAAGTAATGTAACGATTTCTCCAATAACTTCGTCTTTAGATTTAAGCGTTACAAGAGACTCTAATTGATTATCTCCTATAAATACTGCCTCATCTATATAAGCTCCTTTTAGAAGAGGCTTATCTGACTGCTTGCGGAATTCTTTAATTACTTTTGCAGGAGCGTTACCGTTCTCAGCAATCATAATAGAAGTATTTCCTTTTAATATCGATGGTAAATCACCGTAATTATTATCAGACGACTCCATTGCTTTTTCAAGCAAGGTGTTTTTTACAACCTCAAGTTTAATACCTGCTTTAAAACAAGCTCTTCTTAAATTTGAAGTAGTCTCTGCATCAAGTCCTGAGATATCTGCAACGTATATAACGCTAGTATCAGCCAACTGCGCAGTTAAATCTTTAATAACTATTGATTTTTCTTCTCTGGTCATAATAAATATTTTTAACTACCAATTATACTCCTTTAGGATCTAGAGGAATACCAGGGCCCATAGTACTAGAAAGATAAATACTCTTAATATATGTACCTTTTGCAGCGGTTGGTTTTAGTTTTAGTAACGTTTGAATTATCTCATCTGCATTCTCAGAAATTTTATCCGCATCAAAAGATACTTTTCCGATTCCTGCATGAACAATACCTGTTTTATCAACTTTAAAGTCAATTTTACCAGCTTTAACTTCTTGTACAGCTTTTGCTACATCCATAGTAACAGTACCTGTTTTAGGGTTTGGCATTAATCCGCGAGGACCTAATACTCTACCTAGAGGACCTAGTTTACCCATAACGCTTGGCATGGTAATGATAACATCAACATCCGTCCAACCGTCTTTTATCTTTTGTAGATACTCATCTAAACCTACATAATCTGCACCAGCAGCAGTAGCTTCAGCTTCTTTATCTGGAGTTACAAGAGCAAGTACTTTTGTAGCTTTACCTGTACCGTGTGGTAGGGTAACAACTCCTCTTACCATTTGATTCGCTTTTCTTGGATCTACACCCAAACGTACAGCGATATCGATAGACTCATCAAATTTTGCAGAAGCAACTTCTTTAAGTAATGCTGATGCATCTTTTAAAGAGTATAATTTGTTCTTTTCAATTTTTGAAGTAGCCTCTTTTTGCTTTTTTGTCAATTTTGCCATTTCTTTTTTGTCTTTTTACGATTAAAAAGGAGCGTCTCCTGATACGGTTATACCCATAGATCTTGCTGTACCGGCAATCATTCTCATAGCGCTTTCAACTGTAAACGCATTCAAATCAGCCATTTTGTCTTCAGCAATGCCTTTTACTTGATCCCAAGTAACGCTTGCAACTTTTTTACGGTTTGGTTCTCCTGAACCCGACTTTAGTTTGGCAGCCTCCAGCAACTGTACCGCAGCTGGTGGTGTTTTTACAACAAAATCAAACGATTTGTCTTTATACACAGTAATTTGTACTGGTAAAACTTTGCCGGCTTTATCTTGGGTTCTAGCATTAAACTGCTTACAGAACTCCATGATATTAACTCCAGCAGCCCCCAAAGCAGGTCCAACCGGTGGCGACGGATTCGCAGCACCTCCCTTAACTTGTAGTTTAACTACTTTACTAATTTCTTTAGCCATTTCTTTAAAAGATTTAGCACATCTTCATTGGAAGCGAATGATGTGATTTATATATGTAACAAATATTATACTTTTTCTACTTGCATAAAGCTAAGTTCTAATGGTGTTTTTCTTCCAAAAATTTTCACCATAACTTCTAGCTTACGCTTTTCTTCATTCACCTTTTCAACTGTACCGTTAAATCCGTTAAACGGACCATCTACTACTTTTACAGTTTCGCCCATTGTGAATGGAATGGACATTGTATCTGTTTTAACAGATAATTCATCTACTTTTCCTAACATTCTGTTTACTTCGGATTGACGTAAAGGAACTGCATCGCCTCCCTTTGTTTCTCCCAGAAAACCAATTACTCCAGTTATAGATTTTATAATGTGAGGAATCTCGCCTGTTAAATTAGCTTCAACCATTACATAGCCTGGAAAATAAACCTTGTCCTTAACCATTTTTTTACCGTCTCTAATCTGCACTACTTTTTCTGTAGGAACAAGTACTTGAGAGATATAGTCAGACATTCCTAATCTGCTTATTTCCGTTTCTATATAGTTTTTAACTTTATTTTCCTGACCGCTTACCGCTCTAACTACATACCACTTTTTGACATTGTTATCAGCCATACAATAAAATTATTTATTTAAGTAAGTATAAATTTCTGCAACTATAACTTCGAAACCACGATCTATACCAAATGTTAGCAAAGCAAATAATATCGAAAAAATAGCCACAATAACAGTTAGGCGTTGTACTTCTGCCCACTCAGGCCAAGTTACATTAACCTTTAACTCTGTAAATGCCTCTGATATGTAATTAGTAACTTTCATTGTATTATTTTTTTGCACGGGTGGAGAGATTCGAACTCCCATCAACGGTTTTGGAGACCGGTATTCTACCCTTGAACTACACCCGTTTGTTAAAAACCAGCCGATGCCTAAACATCGGCTGGTTTTATATATTTATGCTGTCTTGAATTAATCAAGAATTTCAGTTACCTGACCAGCTCCTACTGTTCTACCACCTTCACGGATAGCGAAACGAAGACCTACGCTTAATGCGATAGTGCTTAGTAACTCTACCTCGATAGTAAGGTTGTCTCCAGGCATTACCATCTCTACTCCATCAGGAAGAGAAATAGTACCTGTTACGTCAGTTGTACGTACGTAGAACTGTGGACGGTAGTTATTATGGAATGGAGTGTGACGTCCACCTTCTTCTTTCTTAAGGATATAAACCTCTGCTTTAAATTTAGCGTGTGGTGTTACAGATCCTGGCTTAACGATAACCATACCTCTTTTGATATCTGATTTATCGATACCTCTTAGTAGGATACCTACGTTATCACCAGCTTCTCCTCTATCAAGTATTTTACGGAACATCTCAACCCCTGTAATTGTAGAAGTTAATTTCTCTGCACCCATACCAATAATCTCAACTGCATCACCTGTGTTAGCAACACCAGTTTCGATACGGCCTGTTGCTACAGTACCACGACCAGTAATTGTAAACACATCCTCTACAGGCATAAGGAATTCCTTATCAACATCACGCTTAGGAAGTTCAATCCAGTTATCTACAGCATCCATAAGCTCCATTACAGTATCAACCCATTTTTGCTCACCGTTAAGTGCACCAAGGGCTGAACCTTGAACTACAGGACCGTTATCTCCATCATACTGGTAGAAAGAAAGTAAATCTCTGATTTCCATCTCAACAAGCTCAAGAAGCTCTGCATCGTCAACCATATCTACTTTGTTCATGAATACAACAATTCTAGGTACACCTACCTGACGACCTAAAAGGATGTGCTCACGAGTTTGTGGCATAGGACCATCTGTAGCAGCAACCACAAGAATAGCTCCGTCCATCTGTGCAGCACCAGTAACCATGTTTTTTACGTAATCGGCGTGACCTGGACAGTCAACGTGAGCGTAGTGACGGTTTGCAGTTGAATACTCTACGTGAGATGTATTAATAGTAATACCTCTTTCTTTCTCCTCTGGAGCGTTATCAATTTGATCGAATGATCTTGCTTCAGAAAGACCTGCATCAGCTAATACTTTAGTAATAGCAGCAGTCAAAGTTGTTTTTCCGTGGTCAACGTGTCCAATAGTACCAATATTCAAGTGGGGTTTGGAACGATCAAAAGTTTCCTTTGCCATGATTTAATAATTTAATCTTAGTTATATAATTAGTGTTCAAATTTTTCTAAACTTGAGCCAATGACGGGATTTGAACCCGTGACCTCTTCCTTACCAAGGAAGCACTCTACCCCTGAGCTACACCGGCCTCAAAACTTTAAGCCATTACTTAAAATTGTGGGGAGAGCAGGATTCGAACCTGCGAAGACATAGTCAGCAGATTTACAGTCTGCCCTCGTTGGCCGCTTGAGTATCTCCCCTTAACCTTTACTTTACAGTTGCTTCTTTTTTTGAGAAAACATTGAGCCGATGGAGGGACTCGAACCCACGACCTGCTGATTACAAATCAGCTGCTCTAGCCAGCTGAGCTACATCGGCAACTTAAAATAAAAAAAGCCCGCTATTTCTAACGGACTGCAAATGTATATATTTTATTTTTTATTCAAAACAATTTCGATAAAATTTTTATTATTATGTACTTGCTCTCACTTTCTGCTTTCTTTTAACTAATAACCGCTGCATAGAGTCGGCAGCAAGCTCTACAGCTTCCTCAAATGTTTTGCATTGTTTTTTTACTATAAATTCATCTCCTGGAACATTAATTTTTATCTCTGCTATTTTATTTGTTTTTTCGCTAGTGTTATCTACTTTAAAAAAAACATCAGAAAAAACTACCCTGTCGTAATATTTTTCAAGCTTATCCATTCTCGCTTGTACAAAGCCAACCAGTTTTCGGTCAATACTAAAATTAACCGCATGAACATTTACTTTCATAATCAACACTTATTTATTTGGTTAAACATTTAGGTATTATTTCGGTTACGCGGATGTGCTGACCCGTACACTTTTTTAAGTTCAGCTAAACTGCTGTGTGTGTAAACTTGGGTAGAAGCCAAACTTGCGTGCCCTAATAACTCTTTTACTGAATTTAAATCTGCTCCGTTGTTAAGCAAGTGGGTTGCAAATGTGTGCCTTAGCACGTGCGGACTTTTTTTAACTTTACCAGAGATAAGACTAAAGTAACAATTTATTAACCTATAAACAAAAGATTCGCTTAATTTATTGCCTCGGTTGTTTAAAATAAGTACATCAGTAGCAGTTATGGTTTTTATTTCTTTTCTTTTTTCTAAATAGCTGGTAATAAGCTCGATGGTACAGCCTAGCAGTGGCAATATACGTTCTTTGTTTCGTTTACCCAGTACCCGGAGTGTTTTATTGGCTGCATCGTAACTACTCATTGTAAGTCCTATTAATTCTGCACGGCGCATGCCTGTGGTGTAAAAAAGCTCTACAATTAATCTGTTACGTACGCCTTCAAAATCATCGGTATATACTATCTCCTCTACAACATCTTGTAATTCTTTTTCAGAGAAAGGAACTTGTATTTTTTTTTCTGTTTTAAGTGCTTTATGTTGCTGTAGTGGGTTTACGCTTATTTGCTTGCTGCGTAACAGAAATTTATAAAATGATTTTAGTGAGGATACTTTTCTGTTTACTGATGTGTTGGAGATGCCTTGGTTTACTAAGTGCACTATCCAACTTCTTATTTGGCTGTAGTTAACGGTTTCAATTATAGCATCGGCATCGTGTTGTTGCATAAACGCTTCAAAAGCTGTAACGTCATCCGTATATGCTCTAACCGTTAGTGGAGAGTAGTTTTTCTCTTTAAGTAAATAATCTGTATGTGCTTGCTTGGAATTGATCATAAAAAAACCGTTACTAGCAAAATTAAACTTTTACTGGTAACGGTTAGAATATTAATCCGTAAAATTATGGGTTTTTAGTTTTCCTCAGCGTCTCTTAATCCTTGAATGTAAGATGCTTTTTGGATTTGTGCTCTGCGTACTACAGAAGGTTTTGTAAATTGCTGACGGCTTCTTAGCTGACGTACAACTCCTGTTTTGTCAAACTTTCTTTTATAGCGCTTTAATGCTCTATCGATATTTTCTCCGTCTTTAATTGGTATAATTAACATATATAACACCTCCTCTCGTTAAGGGTGCAAATATACAAAGTACTATTGGTATGGCAAATATTTATTTTATTTATTTTACCGACCATATTGTGTACCCATTTGGGGGTGCTTGTATTTTTACCCAAGAGCCACTTTGTGTAGTAGGCTCCCAGTTGGAATTACCCGTATAGTCTTTTATTACGGTGTTGGACCAATTGGTATCTACCCAACGCTCTTGCCATGAGCTACTGTTGTTTATGTATACTACAATTCCTGGGCTGCCATCACGGCGTGCTACATATTCGTCATTATCAGCATATAGGTAGGTTGTGCCTCCCGATGCTTTATTGTTGTGTATCCATATAAGGTTGTTTAGTTTGTCTTTATCCAACCATTCTTCGTAATCTCTATAAAATATGCATGGGTATCCTTCGTGTGTTAATATGTAGGCATATGCTAGTAGCTTGTTGTTAAATATCTCATCAGTATCATGGTTGGCTACAAAAGTTACAGCCCTGTATGCATTACGTTTTAAAAGCATGTCGCCGTTAAGCTGTGTTAAATCGTTATTGCCAAAGGCATCGCGCATTCTGTAATAACAAGCAAAATCAAAAGCACTAGCTTCTGCCTGCCCTGTCCACCAATCTAATGTAGCAGCGTTACCATCCCAATACTCCCCTACTGTAAATCCACCTACAGCATTTTTAAAGTTTTTTACTACCCATGGTTCAAAGCCTTTAACGTAATCAAAGCGCCAACCATCAAAACCCATTACGTTTTTGTAGTATTTTGCAATGGAGTTGTTATTGTTATACAACCAGTCCTGCACATATATTTTACTATGGGACAAATCGGGGAAGCCGCCAAATGCTCCAGCATCATTGGCTTGAATATCATTGGGGTGAAAATCGTTGTACGAGCGCGCAAACAATCCTGAAGCGGGTTGGTAATCTGTATAAGTATTACCTCCTGTATATGGGTTGTATTCTGATGTGCCTCCACTACAATGGTTAACTACAATATCTGCAATAACACTTATATCGTTATTATGTGCTGTGCTAATTAAAGATTGTATTTCGCTGAGCGAACCAAAGCGTGTTTCGGTATTACCCATTTGGTTGTAACTACCAAAATCGTAATAATCAAAAGGGTCGTATCCCATAGAGTATCCTCCACCAGCAGCTTTGGTAGCGGGCGGTAGCCAAATGGCATCGATTCCTGCACTTGCCCATGAGGGAACTTTTGCTGCTACGGTATTCCACCACACGCCTGAGCCAGGCACATCCCAATAGAATGCCTGCATCATTACTTTGGAGCCTGCCGAGCGGAATGCTTGCTCAGTTTGTTGTGGGGTTACTGGTACTGTAGTTTGTTGCTGGTTTTCGTAAAGCTCATCAACATCTTTACTACAACTGCATAACACTAATGCCGAGGCAAATAAGGTAAATATATATTTCATAATTAATAATTTTTAGTTGATGAAATATATAAAATAATAACACTGCTGTTACGATATTCTTACTAAGGAACTAACTATAACGTTGTAATGTTAATAACTTATATAAAAAAAGAGCAACTTAGTTAAGTTGCTCTTTTTAAAGTATTTATATTTTAAATAATATTATTTTACTATTAGTTTAGATATAACTAATTTCTGTATCTCGGTAGTACCCTCACCTATAGTACATAGTTTAGAGTCTCTGTAAAACTTCTCAACAGGATAATCTTTAGTATAACCGTAACCACCATGTATTTGTACTGCCTCGTTGGCAACACGTACACATACTTCTGACGAGTACATTTTACTCATGGCACCTGCAAGGGTAACTTTTTCTCCTTTGTTTTTAAGAAACGCTGCTTTATGCAATAATAATTCCGAAGCCTCAATCTCTGTAACCATATCGGCTAATTTAAAGCCAATACCTTGGAAGTTGCTTATAGGCTGACCAAATTGGTGTCGTTCTTTAGAGTATTTTAGTGCTGCCTCGTAAGCTCCTTTTGCTATACCTAATGATAATGCTCCGATGGAGATTCTGCCACCATCAAGTATTTTCATAGCCTGTATAAAACCATCGCCTACATTACCCAGTCTGTTAGCGTCTGGAATACGGCAGTTATCAAATATAAGTTCGGCAGTTTCGCTGGCGCGCATACCTAATTTATCTTCTTTTTTACCGCTGGTAAAACCATCCATACCCTTTTCGAATACAAAAGCAGTCATACCATGCGAATCTCCTTTTTCTCCAGTACGTGCAATTACTACGGCAATATCTCCCGATTTTGCGTGTGTAATAAAGTTTTTAGCACCATTTACTACCCAATGGTCACCATCTTTAACAGCAGTAGTATTCATACCTCCTGCATCAGAACCTGTATTGTGCTCCGTAAGCCCCCAAGCACCAATATGCTCGGCTGTTGCCAGTTTTGGTATCCATTTCTTTTTCTGTTCCTCGTTACCAAAGCTTAAAATGTGATTGGTACAAAGCGAGTTGTGTGCTGCCACAGATAATCCGATTGAGGGATCTACTTTAGAAATCTCCTCTATAATCGTAATATACTCGTGGTAACCTAAGCCCGAACCTCCGTACTCCTCAGGCACAAGAACACCCATAAAGCCCATTTCGCCAAGTTTCTTAAATAAATCTACTGGAAAATGCTGACTTTCGTCCCATTCCATAATATTCGGACGTATATGTTGTTCTGCAAAATCTCTGATTGATTGGGCAATCATTGCCTGTGTTTCACTATAATCGAAATTCATTTTTGTACTTGTTTTTTTAGAATTCCAAATATAAGGCAATTATTTTTTCTTTTTGGAGAGGAAATCCATTAATTTCTGTTAATTCTGCAATATTACTTATATGTCCCTGCTTTGTTCTTTTGGTAATTATTGCTTGGGCAATGGCATCATTAAAATAAGGAAAATTAGCTAGCGTGTGTAATGATGCTTTATTGATATTTATAGTACGAATTTTAGGTTCTCCAACAACAACAAAACGTTGTTTGAGTTCTGTTTTTGCACGATTGGATAGTTTTTCAAAATCGTCCATTTGTTCCATGCTAACATAGGCGCCCAATTGTTTACGGCGTTGGAGTATACGTTTGGAAAATGCAGCACCAATACCATGTACTGTTTTTAACTGTTTTGCACTAGCCTTGTTAATATCTATTACGCCTTGCGGGGTTTTACTTTTGTTTGCTTTGGTACGGGCATTTTTTTCCACAACCCAATCGGGAAATTTTAAATAGGGTTCAATAGTTTTTAAAAGACTATCAGATACTTGGGTTACCTCCTGAAATTCTTTGGCACTGTTTACCCACTTACCGCGAGCTCTAAATTTTCTGATACGAGATAATTCTTTTTTAGATAAACCTATCAGCTTTGCTTTAAAATCGGAGATGTAGTTGGGGTTAAAAGGGTAAATTTCAATTTCCTTATTATCCTTTCTGTGTTTAAGCCAATCGGGAAACTTTAAGTAGGGTGCTATGGTTTTTAAAAGGCTATCGGATACTTGGGTGACTTCCTGAAATTCTTCAATCGTATTTATATACTTGTTCGTTTTTCTAAACGCATGCATCCTATCTATCTCGGCAGTGCTCATACCCAATACATACCCCCTGTAATCGGTAAGGTAGTTGGGGTTAAAACGGTATATTCTGGGTTTGTATTTTGCCTTACGCTCTTTTAAAGAGTCAATACGGGTTTGTACAGCCAGCCAAGCCTTAGCTTCAGCAGATTGCGCTGCATTACTCTGCCAATTGTAGGCATTAACCACAAAATATAAGGATTGAATAATAACAATGAGTAGTAGTAATATGATGATGCCTTTACGCTGCTCTTTGGAATAATGAAAGAAAAAACGGAATGGCTGCATCGGGTGGGGTTTATAAGTCGAAAACCGACGTTCGTTTGGTATAAATCATATCTTTTAAACGTAGCCAAAATGCCAACGTGAGATATACCCCGAACCAAAGCCCTACTGTTACAAAAGAAATATAGATGAAAAACAGGCGTACGTTACTTGCGCGCATACCCAACCTATCGGCTAAGCGGGCAGAAACGTGAAAGCCGTTTCGTTCGAAAAAGTGACGTATTTTAGTTACCGAAAACATCTGTATTTTTTTGAGTACTCAAAGTTACGCATTCTTATACTTTTCGGGATATATTACTACTATTTTTTAAGGATTTCCAGCCCTATACCGCACTGCATACAGCGCTTGTGGTTGCAGTATTCGTTTTTAAGCTGTAATAGCGCTTGGCTATCATAAGCCGAAGCAACAGGTACTTTTAGCTGCTTAAACTTATCGATAATTGTATTTTTTTCTGGTGATAATGCTTTTAGGAGTGTTAACAGCTCTTCACTAATCTCCTTACCTAAACTTTTGGCATAGGCAAATTTAAAAGGTATAATGGTATTAATGATGATTAAATTGATAAACGATGTTGTTAGTGCTTTGCGTTTTTTGGGGCTTTCTTTATCAAAAGTGTAATGGGTTTCCCAATAGGGGGAAACAGCAACAGCAAATAGGTTATAAATAGCCTCGACTGATTTACAATTTATAATTTTAGAGAATACATTTTGATGCTGGTGGTACAGTTGTGCTAATTGCGATAGCCGTATGGTTGGGAAATTATCAGGACGATGCCTAAAAAATTCAGGCGTATTAACGTGTGTAGGTTGCAGCCTATGTTTATTGGTTATATAAGCATACCGTGCTGCAAGGTCCTTGGGGTAAATGTCTTCGTTATTGTTATTGAGTAGCCCTGTTTTACCAAAAAATAATGCTTCGAGGTTTTCTACCTCAAAACTCTCTTTCCGTACTATGTTAAAGGGTAGGGATTTTGCCATAGCATGAAACGAATCGCCGTTGGTATTAAGCCCAAAATTTTTGGCTAAAAAACAAAACAACACCGCTTCCCAGTCGTTACCCGTACTCGTAGCCATGCTTGCTATGGGTATGGCTTTTCGGGCTAAACGCTCAAAAAACAAACGTTCTTTCCAGTTATCGAGTACGAAAGTATTTAAATCGGTAATTTGTTTTTCGCAATAAATCCAAGTCTTTTTTGCTGTTAATGCTTGGTAGTTTTGTAGCACTTCTGTAGCAACGTAATTTTTTAAGGCTAGTACTGGTATTTCAGCACCATCTTTGCGTATTACTTCGGTATCATGTTCCCAAACTATGTGGAGTATAACATTATCATACGCCGTATCGCTTTCGTGATTGTGCAAATACCAGTCTGACGATTTTACATGTATCTCTACATTGCCCGCCCACGCTTGGTTGCCAATACGCAATTGTGCATTAAAAAAATCTGGTCCCGATTGTTGTAAATACTGCCCTGCATTTATAATTGTTAAGGGTTCGCCCTGTACAGTGACTAAATTTTGGGTGTTGAATTTTTTAAACTGCCAGATGTGATGTAGGAAGTCTTCTTTCATTTTTAGTGTTGGATTCCTGCTAAATTACTAATTTTCGGCAAACCAAGAACATTACACTTTACAAAAGTGGTTAAAACAATGCAAGCTGCCTGTAGTGGAGCATATATAGCTTGGCACAGGCGCGGGCATCCGATAGTGCTTCGTGGTGGTTTAGGGCTATACCATGGCGGTCGCTACACGCTTTTAAATTGGCTGGTTTATAGCCTTTGGCACGGTATATTCGGCAGGTGCATTCCCATTTATCGGCAATTTCGAGTTCATCGTAATACAAGCCATACCATTTCATTGTTTTCTTGAGTACGTTTCTGTCAAAAGTTTCATTGTGGGCTACAATTTTTCGTCCGTACAACCGCTTGTGTATTTCTGGATATAAATCGTCGAACATGGGTTTATCTAGTGTCTCAATAGGTTTTATACCATGTACCATTACATTTTTATACCAATACTCGTTATCGGGTGGTTGTATAAGGGTATAGTACTCCTCAGTAATAACACCATTCTCTACTGTTACTATACCAACAGCACAGGCACTCTCTGGACGCCCTGTAGCAGTTTCAAAATCTATAGCGGTGAAATTCATATCTAAAACCAAGAAAAGAGCCCTAAGGCTCTTTAAATATATAACTTTATTATTTATTGTATAGCACTAACAATATCGTGCTTTGTAATAATGTGATGTTTGTTGTTAGGCAAAGCTACTAATACCGCTTGGTTATCGTTGTTAATTAGTTTTGCTACCTCGTCTAGGCTTGTAGTGGCTTCTACTATTGGGTAAGGTTTACCCATTATATCTTTTATAGGTTTATCTGCAATTGCTTTATCGGCTACGTAACTATCAAATAGTTTTGTTTCGTTTATAGAGCCTGC
The Flavobacterium litorale genome window above contains:
- the rplL gene encoding 50S ribosomal protein L7/L12 gives rise to the protein MADLKEFAEQLVNLTVKEVNELATILKDEYGIEPAAAAVAMAGPAAGGADGAAAEEQTEFTVVLKEAGASKLAVVKAVKELTGLGLKDAKDMVDSAPTNVKEGVSKDEAEGLKKSLEEAGAVVELK
- the rplJ gene encoding 50S ribosomal protein L10, producing the protein MTREEKSIVIKDLTAQLADTSVIYVADISGLDAETTSNLRRACFKAGIKLEVVKNTLLEKAMESSDNNYGDLPSILKGNTSIMIAENGNAPAKVIKEFRKQSDKPLLKGAYIDEAVFIGDNQLESLVTLKSKDEVIGEIVTLLQSPAKNVISALKSGGSTIAGLVKTLSEREG
- the rplA gene encoding 50S ribosomal protein L1; amino-acid sequence: MAKLTKKQKEATSKIEKNKLYSLKDASALLKEVASAKFDESIDIAVRLGVDPRKANQMVRGVVTLPHGTGKATKVLALVTPDKEAEATAAGADYVGLDEYLQKIKDGWTDVDVIITMPSVMGKLGPLGRVLGPRGLMPNPKTGTVTMDVAKAVQEVKAGKIDFKVDKTGIVHAGIGKVSFDADKISENADEIIQTLLKLKPTAAKGTYIKSIYLSSTMGPGIPLDPKGV
- the rplK gene encoding 50S ribosomal protein L11, coding for MAKEISKVVKLQVKGGAANPSPPVGPALGAAGVNIMEFCKQFNARTQDKAGKVLPVQITVYKDKSFDFVVKTPPAAVQLLEAAKLKSGSGEPNRKKVASVTWDQVKGIAEDKMADLNAFTVESAMRMIAGTARSMGITVSGDAPF
- the nusG gene encoding transcription termination/antitermination protein NusG, whose product is MADNNVKKWYVVRAVSGQENKVKNYIETEISRLGMSDYISQVLVPTEKVVQIRDGKKMVKDKVYFPGYVMVEANLTGEIPHIIKSITGVIGFLGETKGGDAVPLRQSEVNRMLGKVDELSVKTDTMSIPFTMGETVKVVDGPFNGFNGTVEKVNEEKRKLEVMVKIFGRKTPLELSFMQVEKV
- the secE gene encoding preprotein translocase subunit SecE; protein product: MKVTNYISEAFTELKVNVTWPEWAEVQRLTVIVAIFSILFALLTFGIDRGFEVIVAEIYTYLNK
- the tuf gene encoding elongation factor Tu; this encodes MAKETFDRSKPHLNIGTIGHVDHGKTTLTAAITKVLADAGLSEARSFDQIDNAPEEKERGITINTSHVEYSTANRHYAHVDCPGHADYVKNMVTGAAQMDGAILVVAATDGPMPQTREHILLGRQVGVPRIVVFMNKVDMVDDAELLELVEMEIRDLLSFYQYDGDNGPVVQGSALGALNGEQKWVDTVMELMDAVDNWIELPKRDVDKEFLMPVEDVFTITGRGTVATGRIETGVANTGDAVEIIGMGAEKLTSTITGVEMFRKILDRGEAGDNVGILLRGIDKSDIKRGMVIVKPGSVTPHAKFKAEVYILKKEEGGRHTPFHNNYRPQFYVRTTDVTGTISLPDGVEMVMPGDNLTIEVELLSTIALSVGLRFAIREGGRTVGAGQVTEILD
- the hpf gene encoding ribosome hibernation-promoting factor, HPF/YfiA family — its product is MKVNVHAVNFSIDRKLVGFVQARMDKLEKYYDRVVFSDVFFKVDNTSEKTNKIAEIKINVPGDEFIVKKQCKTFEEAVELAADSMQRLLVKRKQKVRAST
- a CDS encoding tyrosine-type recombinase/integrase, whose amino-acid sequence is MINSKQAHTDYLLKEKNYSPLTVRAYTDDVTAFEAFMQQHDADAIIETVNYSQIRSWIVHLVNQGISNTSVNRKVSSLKSFYKFLLRSKQISVNPLQQHKALKTEKKIQVPFSEKELQDVVEEIVYTDDFEGVRNRLIVELFYTTGMRRAELIGLTMSSYDAANKTLRVLGKRNKERILPLLGCTIELITSYLEKRKEIKTITATDVLILNNRGNKLSESFVYRLINCYFSLISGKVKKSPHVLRHTFATHLLNNGADLNSVKELLGHASLASTQVYTHSSLAELKKVYGSAHPRNRNNT
- the rpsU gene encoding 30S ribosomal protein S21, whose amino-acid sequence is MLIIPIKDGENIDRALKRYKRKFDKTGVVRQLRSRQQFTKPSVVRRAQIQKASYIQGLRDAEEN